The following coding sequences lie in one Capsicum annuum cultivar UCD-10X-F1 chromosome 5, UCD10Xv1.1, whole genome shotgun sequence genomic window:
- the LOC107871407 gene encoding R3H domain-containing protein 2 isoform X1 has protein sequence MSLTEFAMVEELAFLVKDNLPCKHLILSMEETLVNFLLDDTSSDGILELEPTNPYNRLLLHRLADIFGFAHQSVGEGEERHLVLERCSDTAIPSILISDLLWQYDELQSPRTVDVIYRRKEDSEGSRVEETPTPIPIFNLSLEEREEAYMAARKRIFSVDQGETRQCTKDRPQKDPTVARRMIAHALGQRTRPANTEQCGEQTKDVNMQHKEERLTNSGKQTCMEVKTPRTKYPGSCGNPRSNKSNGSKSPHMKKSAPKSANETGSSTPVKKDGKVHKDSIRDEHIGAAKRIFANALGFAREGNVK, from the exons ATGAGTCTTACAGAATTTGCCATG GTAGAAGAACTGGCCTTTCTTGTCAAAGATAATCTTCCTTGCAAGCATCTTATCCTCTCGATGGAGGAGACCCTCGTCAATTTTCTTCTCGATGATACCAG TTCCGATGGAATCTTGGAGCTTGAACCAACAAATCCATATAACCGCCTTCTCTTACATCGTCTTGCTGATATTTTTGG GTTTGCTCATCAATCAGTTGGTGAAGGGGAAGAACGGCACTTGGTCTTGGAGCGTTGCTCAGATACGGCAAT ACCTTCCATTCTCATTAGTGATCTCCTGTGGCAGTATGACGAGCTCCAATCTCCAAGGACCGTAGATGTAATATATAGAAGAAAAGAAGATTCAGAAG GGTCAAGGGTAGAAGAGACGCCCACACCCATACCAATCTTTAACCTTTCGCTTGAGGAGAGGGAAGAAGCATATATGGCTGCCCGAAAACGGATATTTTCTGTTGATCAAGGTGAGACAAGACAATGTACGAAGGATAGACCTCAAAAAGATCCTACAGTTGCCCGTCGTATGATTGCACATGCACTTGGCCAAAGAACCAGGCCAGCAAATACCGAGCAATGTGGAGAACAAACCAAGGATGTAAATATGCAGCATAAGGAAGAACGGCTGACAAATTCGGGAAAGCAGACGTGTATGGAGGTTAAAACCCCCCGTACAAAATATCCAGGTTCGTGTGGTAATCCTAGAAGCAACAAATCAAATGGCAGTAAATCACCGCATATGAAGAAGAGCGCACCTAAAAGCGCAAATGAGACAGGTTCCTCGACACCAGTAAAAAAGGATGGAAAGGTTCACAAAGATAGTATTCGCGATGAACATATTGGTGCTGCTAAGAGAATATTTGCGAATGCTCTAGGATTTGCAAGAGAAGGGAATGTGAAATAA
- the LOC124898810 gene encoding uncharacterized protein LOC124898810, protein MGKTTFSSCCYFICPSRSSMVNLIFHDGSRRVVTGKRLAGEIMFEFPDCMVCHADSFYIGNPIPSLNIDDRLRKGDTYFILPLDYFPSCSMLSASTLATLGSNSRQSSSPVNFRNPIFQYVKAENGRVLIKVSPEFIIKLLTRGNEDQQEDIITSNSDIKGKFLCNTPELKKHYEQLVCPKGQIWSPKLETITEYKIKYSPCRFIGFEWKQKE, encoded by the coding sequence atggGAAAGACAACATTTTCATCTTGTTGTTACTTCATATGTCCTTCAAGATCATCAATGGTCAACCTGATATTCCACGATGGATCGAGGAGGGTGGTGACCGGAAAAAGGCTAGCCGGAGAGATAATGTTTGAGTTTCCAGACTGCATGGTTTGCCATGCAGACTCGTTCTACATTGGAAACCCTATTCCTTCCTTAAACATAGACGATAGGCTCAGAAAAGGCGATACGTATTTCATTCTCCCTCTAGATTACTTTCCATCGTGCAGCATGCTCTctgcctctactctggctacccTGGGCTCAAACTCTAGACAAAGTAGTTCTCCAGTCAACTTCAGAAACCCTATTTTTCAATACGTTAAGGCGGAAAATGGTAGGGTTTTGATAAAAGTGTCACCAGAGTTTATAATTAAGTTACTTACAAGAGGAAATGAAGATCAACAAGAAGATATTATTACAAGTAATAGTGATATTAAAGGTAAGTTTTTATGTAATACACCAGAATTAAAGAAACATTATGAACAATTAGTTTGTCCAAAAGGCCAAATTTGGTCACCTAAATTAGAAACTATTACTGAATACAAAATTAAGTATTCTCCTTGTAGGTTTATAGGGTTTGAATGGAAGcaaaaagaataa
- the LOC107871407 gene encoding R3H domain-containing protein 2 isoform X2: MIPVLLCSSDGILELEPTNPYNRLLLHRLADIFGFAHQSVGEGEERHLVLERCSDTAIPSILISDLLWQYDELQSPRTVDVIYRRKEDSEGSRVEETPTPIPIFNLSLEEREEAYMAARKRIFSVDQGETRQCTKDRPQKDPTVARRMIAHALGQRTRPANTEQCGEQTKDVNMQHKEERLTNSGKQTCMEVKTPRTKYPGSCGNPRSNKSNGSKSPHMKKSAPKSANETGSSTPVKKDGKVHKDSIRDEHIGAAKRIFANALGFAREGNVK, translated from the exons ATGATACCAG TACTTTTATGCAGTTCCGATGGAATCTTGGAGCTTGAACCAACAAATCCATATAACCGCCTTCTCTTACATCGTCTTGCTGATATTTTTGG GTTTGCTCATCAATCAGTTGGTGAAGGGGAAGAACGGCACTTGGTCTTGGAGCGTTGCTCAGATACGGCAAT ACCTTCCATTCTCATTAGTGATCTCCTGTGGCAGTATGACGAGCTCCAATCTCCAAGGACCGTAGATGTAATATATAGAAGAAAAGAAGATTCAGAAG GGTCAAGGGTAGAAGAGACGCCCACACCCATACCAATCTTTAACCTTTCGCTTGAGGAGAGGGAAGAAGCATATATGGCTGCCCGAAAACGGATATTTTCTGTTGATCAAGGTGAGACAAGACAATGTACGAAGGATAGACCTCAAAAAGATCCTACAGTTGCCCGTCGTATGATTGCACATGCACTTGGCCAAAGAACCAGGCCAGCAAATACCGAGCAATGTGGAGAACAAACCAAGGATGTAAATATGCAGCATAAGGAAGAACGGCTGACAAATTCGGGAAAGCAGACGTGTATGGAGGTTAAAACCCCCCGTACAAAATATCCAGGTTCGTGTGGTAATCCTAGAAGCAACAAATCAAATGGCAGTAAATCACCGCATATGAAGAAGAGCGCACCTAAAAGCGCAAATGAGACAGGTTCCTCGACACCAGTAAAAAAGGATGGAAAGGTTCACAAAGATAGTATTCGCGATGAACATATTGGTGCTGCTAAGAGAATATTTGCGAATGCTCTAGGATTTGCAAGAGAAGGGAATGTGAAATAA
- the LOC107871407 gene encoding uncharacterized protein LOC107871407 isoform X3 gives MSLTEFAMVEELAFLVKDNLPCKHLILSMEETLVNFLLDDTRPSILISDLLWQYDELQSPRTVDVIYRRKEDSEGSRVEETPTPIPIFNLSLEEREEAYMAARKRIFSVDQGETRQCTKDRPQKDPTVARRMIAHALGQRTRPANTEQCGEQTKDVNMQHKEERLTNSGKQTCMEVKTPRTKYPGSCGNPRSNKSNGSKSPHMKKSAPKSANETGSSTPVKKDGKVHKDSIRDEHIGAAKRIFANALGFAREGNVK, from the exons ATGAGTCTTACAGAATTTGCCATG GTAGAAGAACTGGCCTTTCTTGTCAAAGATAATCTTCCTTGCAAGCATCTTATCCTCTCGATGGAGGAGACCCTCGTCAATTTTCTTCTCGATGATACCAG ACCTTCCATTCTCATTAGTGATCTCCTGTGGCAGTATGACGAGCTCCAATCTCCAAGGACCGTAGATGTAATATATAGAAGAAAAGAAGATTCAGAAG GGTCAAGGGTAGAAGAGACGCCCACACCCATACCAATCTTTAACCTTTCGCTTGAGGAGAGGGAAGAAGCATATATGGCTGCCCGAAAACGGATATTTTCTGTTGATCAAGGTGAGACAAGACAATGTACGAAGGATAGACCTCAAAAAGATCCTACAGTTGCCCGTCGTATGATTGCACATGCACTTGGCCAAAGAACCAGGCCAGCAAATACCGAGCAATGTGGAGAACAAACCAAGGATGTAAATATGCAGCATAAGGAAGAACGGCTGACAAATTCGGGAAAGCAGACGTGTATGGAGGTTAAAACCCCCCGTACAAAATATCCAGGTTCGTGTGGTAATCCTAGAAGCAACAAATCAAATGGCAGTAAATCACCGCATATGAAGAAGAGCGCACCTAAAAGCGCAAATGAGACAGGTTCCTCGACACCAGTAAAAAAGGATGGAAAGGTTCACAAAGATAGTATTCGCGATGAACATATTGGTGCTGCTAAGAGAATATTTGCGAATGCTCTAGGATTTGCAAGAGAAGGGAATGTGAAATAA